A single region of the Flavobacteriales bacterium genome encodes:
- a CDS encoding T9SS type A sorting domain-containing protein, producing the protein MKRLFTTLGLTLCYALLFAQNLDSLNLNKYWTYKDHFLKHFIHVGKDEGESLPMDLIRWRSCGDMKGYKIEAGDVVASLGMYLAALATEYNWLKETDDYEKLQACQSEIYFALKAFDRLDVFAEKFISNDDPSVPDTKGFFVRDDVPENFYKFWEVTDSVLFHGAHATNGFIPDSILVVPPGNSIPLPWTTEYPWLSSGSHPLKATLEELYQDPPFNGFKAYKSWEPVGDECGDMWNLSKSKSSSKLRESNEMSQDHALGMLMGLRFLQIFINDENLYIQPATEDSGMWLMAETRILAERIMNHMSKEFPENTEMYFEVKGDDSSLFAIDSIYVKFRKARYILTNPVTGRPVDRGWEAFMLSGGYEILGEQLTGIDYPAGCLDMKNWNIEWENTFVNEFMTFIYPSLETQLVKFIIKKVATQSINSVTKEESTWRNAWGCYQKIYDDCLSQVVLQKMVEKQGSKSDVMLNMVMRLAAITASWNHEDFTVLATMANFPWFELMDACVKDITPTYSQDYYRHLLDSADCTGIQKWPSISYPDTIIDKYLFQIIDTTDTPWDTTQLWLSPQSTAGYMFLNFNVYGGYYSKKIVSVIDTQYKTLKVYPHEPFNRSDIFSTPNRSFETSNAWREAEYNPISYMLLHNMYRISFKNSLQGKVFTSGCPCQSSLAQGFSNNVNTGLKDTLYTIARFPEYNDIGIRVPEFLTHDVNIYNPPSIPKGGQLKPKGDLTICNAKLALYQASSIRLSPSNPSRKKELRIARNAILELNNNSSLILDSNNRVIVESGGLLRIWQGSHIILDKGSTLEINGNLELMYGVLFSIEPGPNGIGRVIFKNMGTNSVKHQAKVIAFNGSSMNLTGNYQGQPILEIDGIEPIVFPSELSIKIKDGAVLLGGNAVMEVHGPLTVENVDFDATYSAYPYEEAIRTIGQPKVVIKNAHFEDGKVGIHCESYIGNNAPYIENISAENMKVAVESFGASLSINVADISNCTDGVNIYTPSKTSELFYNRIEECENGVKLYGQANGTLISTYGTYKLNASGITPLSGTVQIRCSNFDENGVALAPKYNSSFNMNENHKMGSNIFINNGLIVAPSFTLNPYGIDISNGNTKFDFDNVYGADHYTFSGYLSQVSTVGSPASGYSLVLPSSHNYWYPYNPIHNLHYDLKFKVNTVPFFSEFNIDLYHSNDFVSSSALYIKQTNLCPSWSSGVGTFTVKDKGDRAVDADNQSVTNSYYSNATLGAVFADINERAYYNHDFSGAFERGKSILAFNFLGLSEFDEYVLQNVYRTTMESYGEIFYDSNTLDIAGITTEFLPVLENLEQRAENASDTFWHEQEVQIAMDIAEVYRMNNKRDTSLLVLSDKLGSKIDISDAEVDNINMFMCAINAEKDVLAGIITISQKDSLYNCFVVDTIPPTSPPPAPEQITEKVVNGKPIIDWETQPNPAETGMEVVFKLKSKRYVEIEIFDVLGHKMVGVERAWYKKGVNSVSIDVSNWPTGVYMVHFKYDQYSDAKRLVINRN; encoded by the coding sequence ATGAAACGTCTTTTTACCACTTTAGGGTTAACGCTATGCTATGCACTGCTCTTTGCCCAAAACCTAGACAGCCTCAATCTAAACAAATATTGGACCTACAAAGACCACTTTTTGAAACATTTTATTCACGTTGGAAAGGATGAGGGGGAATCTTTACCCATGGATTTGATAAGATGGAGAAGTTGTGGAGATATGAAGGGCTATAAAATAGAGGCGGGTGATGTGGTGGCCTCTTTAGGAATGTATCTTGCTGCGTTGGCCACCGAATATAACTGGTTGAAAGAAACCGACGACTATGAAAAACTACAAGCCTGCCAAAGCGAAATATATTTTGCCCTAAAAGCCTTTGACCGACTTGACGTTTTTGCAGAGAAATTTATATCAAATGATGACCCTTCTGTTCCTGATACTAAAGGTTTTTTTGTACGAGATGATGTACCTGAAAATTTCTATAAATTTTGGGAAGTTACTGATAGTGTTTTGTTTCATGGGGCACATGCCACCAATGGGTTTATTCCGGACAGTATCCTTGTAGTTCCGCCAGGAAATAGCATCCCCCTACCTTGGACCACCGAGTATCCATGGCTTTCATCGGGGAGCCATCCATTAAAGGCCACACTCGAAGAGCTGTATCAAGACCCCCCTTTTAATGGTTTTAAGGCATATAAATCGTGGGAGCCAGTTGGTGATGAATGCGGAGACATGTGGAATCTTTCAAAATCAAAATCAAGCTCAAAACTTCGTGAATCAAACGAAATGAGCCAAGACCATGCCCTTGGCATGCTAATGGGGTTGCGGTTTCTGCAGATATTTATTAATGACGAAAATCTATATATTCAGCCCGCAACCGAAGATTCTGGCATGTGGTTGATGGCCGAAACTAGGATTTTAGCCGAAAGAATTATGAACCACATGAGCAAGGAATTTCCTGAAAATACAGAAATGTATTTTGAGGTTAAAGGTGATGATTCTTCTTTGTTTGCAATAGACTCTATATATGTAAAGTTTAGAAAAGCGAGATATATTCTTACCAACCCCGTAACGGGTAGGCCTGTGGATAGAGGTTGGGAAGCGTTTATGCTTTCGGGTGGGTATGAAATTCTAGGTGAACAGTTGACAGGTATAGATTATCCTGCAGGGTGTTTGGATATGAAAAATTGGAATATTGAATGGGAAAATACTTTCGTTAATGAATTTATGACCTTCATATATCCAAGTCTTGAAACGCAGCTCGTTAAATTCATAATAAAAAAAGTAGCAACTCAATCCATCAATTCTGTTACCAAGGAAGAAAGTACATGGCGAAATGCATGGGGTTGTTATCAAAAAATTTATGATGATTGCTTATCTCAAGTAGTATTACAAAAAATGGTTGAAAAACAAGGAAGCAAAAGTGATGTGATGCTAAATATGGTTATGCGACTGGCGGCAATAACGGCTTCTTGGAATCATGAAGACTTTACAGTACTTGCAACAATGGCCAATTTTCCGTGGTTTGAGTTAATGGATGCTTGTGTTAAAGATATTACACCAACCTACAGTCAGGACTATTATAGACACCTTCTTGATTCGGCTGATTGCACTGGAATACAGAAATGGCCGAGTATATCTTATCCTGACACAATCATTGACAAATATTTATTTCAAATTATTGACACTACGGATACCCCTTGGGATACTACCCAGCTTTGGCTTTCTCCCCAAAGTACTGCGGGCTATATGTTTTTAAACTTTAATGTTTATGGTGGTTATTATTCAAAGAAGATAGTTTCCGTAATAGATACACAGTATAAAACACTTAAAGTCTATCCACACGAGCCATTTAATCGTAGTGATATTTTTTCCACCCCCAATAGAAGTTTTGAAACCTCGAATGCCTGGAGAGAGGCAGAGTACAACCCTATAAGCTATATGCTCCTGCACAATATGTATCGGATAAGTTTCAAGAACTCACTTCAGGGCAAGGTTTTTACTTCGGGCTGCCCATGTCAAAGTTCCCTTGCACAAGGGTTTAGCAATAATGTTAACACTGGGCTTAAAGATACTCTTTACACCATAGCTCGGTTTCCGGAATATAATGATATTGGGATTCGTGTACCAGAATTTCTGACACATGATGTAAATATCTATAACCCCCCGAGTATTCCTAAGGGAGGGCAGTTAAAACCTAAGGGAGATTTAACGATTTGTAATGCGAAGCTGGCACTTTATCAGGCATCTTCCATCAGACTGAGTCCGAGCAACCCAAGTAGGAAAAAGGAATTACGAATTGCCCGAAATGCGATTCTTGAATTAAATAACAATTCTAGTTTAATACTTGACTCTAACAATCGAGTTATTGTTGAATCCGGTGGGCTGCTTCGCATTTGGCAAGGAAGCCATATTATTCTTGATAAGGGGTCAACTCTTGAGATAAACGGAAATTTGGAGCTTATGTATGGTGTTCTATTTTCTATTGAGCCTGGGCCAAATGGTATAGGCCGTGTCATATTCAAAAATATGGGCACCAATAGTGTTAAGCATCAAGCAAAAGTGATTGCTTTCAATGGTAGTTCAATGAATCTTACCGGAAATTATCAAGGGCAGCCCATACTAGAAATTGATGGTATAGAACCAATTGTTTTTCCCTCAGAGCTATCTATAAAGATAAAAGATGGAGCTGTGCTGTTAGGTGGAAATGCGGTAATGGAAGTTCACGGGCCATTAACGGTAGAAAACGTTGATTTTGATGCTACGTATTCTGCCTATCCGTATGAGGAAGCCATACGCACCATCGGTCAGCCAAAAGTGGTTATTAAAAATGCACATTTTGAGGATGGTAAAGTGGGCATACATTGCGAGAGCTATATAGGCAACAATGCTCCATATATTGAGAACATTTCTGCCGAAAATATGAAGGTGGCTGTAGAGTCCTTTGGTGCAAGTTTGAGTATAAATGTAGCAGATATTTCGAACTGTACAGATGGCGTAAATATTTATACGCCGAGCAAAACATCTGAGCTTTTTTACAACCGTATTGAAGAGTGTGAAAACGGGGTAAAATTATATGGACAAGCCAATGGAACATTAATATCAACCTATGGCACCTACAAACTAAATGCAAGCGGTATTACTCCACTTAGTGGGACTGTTCAAATACGATGTAGCAATTTTGATGAGAATGGAGTAGCGTTGGCACCCAAATACAACAGCAGCTTTAACATGAATGAAAATCATAAAATGGGTAGCAATATTTTCATAAACAACGGATTGATAGTAGCTCCTTCTTTCACGTTGAACCCGTATGGTATTGACATTTCCAATGGCAATACGAAGTTTGATTTTGATAATGTTTATGGGGCAGACCACTATACGTTTTCAGGATACCTTTCCCAAGTTTCTACGGTGGGTAGTCCTGCAAGCGGCTACAGCTTAGTTCTTCCCTCATCTCACAATTATTGGTATCCATACAATCCAATTCATAATCTTCATTATGATTTGAAGTTTAAGGTTAATACTGTGCCTTTCTTTTCAGAATTTAATATTGATTTGTATCACTCAAACGACTTTGTGAGTTCATCCGCTCTTTATATCAAACAAACAAACCTTTGTCCATCTTGGAGTTCAGGTGTTGGCACGTTTACCGTAAAAGATAAAGGCGATAGAGCGGTTGATGCCGACAACCAAAGCGTGACGAACAGCTATTACAGCAATGCAACCTTGGGGGCAGTGTTTGCAGACATTAACGAGCGTGCCTACTACAATCATGACTTTAGCGGTGCGTTTGAAAGAGGGAAATCGATATTGGCATTCAACTTTTTAGGCTTAAGTGAGTTTGACGAATACGTTTTACAGAATGTCTATAGAACGACCATGGAAAGTTATGGTGAGATTTTTTATGACAGCAATACGCTCGACATTGCCGGAATAACCACCGAATTTTTGCCCGTTTTAGAAAACCTCGAACAAAGGGCTGAAAATGCTTCTGACACCTTCTGGCACGAGCAAGAAGTGCAAATTGCCATGGATATAGCCGAGGTGTATCGTATGAACAACAAGCGGGATACATCCCTGTTGGTTTTGAGCGATAAATTGGGAAGCAAAATAGATATTTCGGATGCCGAGGTTGACAATATAAACATGTTTATGTGTGCCATTAATGCAGAAAAGGATGTGTTGGCAGGAATTATTACCATTTCTCAGAAAGACTCACTGTACAATTGCTTTGTGGTGGACACCATTCCACCAACCTCTCCACCACCTGCACCAGAGCAAATAACCGAAAAAGTGGTAAACGGAAAACCCATAATTGACTGGGAAACGCAACCTAATCCCGCTGAAACAGGCATGGAGGTAGTGTTTAAATTGAAATCAAAAAGGTATGTAGAAATTGAAATTTTTGATGTTCTTGGTCATAAAATGGTGGGTGTAGAAAGGGCGTGGTACAAAAAAGGAGTAAACTCGGTTTCCATTGATGTGAGCAACTGGCCAACGGGTGTTTATATGGTTCACTTCAAATACGACCAATACTCGGATGCGAAAAGGTTAGTGATTAACAGAAATTAA
- a CDS encoding helix-turn-helix transcriptional regulator translates to MFCYFIIYTASFVSVYSDGITIGLGKQIKSLRKQRNLTQAELAELMDIDESALRRLEIGKITNPKLSTLLKLCNAFKISLNELIDIK, encoded by the coding sequence ATGTTCTGTTATTTCATAATTTATACCGCTTCGTTTGTCAGCGTGTATTCAGATGGCATAACAATTGGGCTTGGCAAACAGATTAAGTCTTTACGAAAACAAAGAAATCTTACACAAGCCGAGCTTGCCGAACTGATGGATATTGATGAGTCAGCTCTTAGAAGGTTAGAGATTGGCAAAATTACCAATCCCAAACTTTCAACGCTTTTAAAATTGTGTAATGCTTTCAAAATTTCCTTGAACGAATTGATAGATATCAAATAG
- the icd gene encoding NADP-dependent isocitrate dehydrogenase, which yields MADKITINNGKLNVPNHPVIPFIEGDGIGADIWKASQTVFDAAVEKAYNGTKKIEWLEVLAGEKAFNQTNDWLPQTTLDAIDEYLVAIKGPLTTPVGGGIRSLNVALRQRLDLYACVRPVQYFTGVPSPVKEPQHVDMIIFRENTEDIYAGIEWKYGTPEVEKVKSFLINEMGVTNIRFPETCSLGVKPVSKEGTERLVRSAIEYAIANNRKSVTLVHKGNIMKFTEGMFKEWGYQLAKNEFGAVDLDGGPWQVIDNKGNKIVIKDVIADAFLQQILLRPSDYDVIATLNLNGDYISDALAAIVGGIGIAPGANINYSTGKAIFEATHGTAPKYAGLDKVNPSSVILSGEMMFRYMGWTEAADLILKGLNGAIAAKRVTYDFERLMDGATLLKCSEFGDEIVANM from the coding sequence ATGGCAGACAAAATCACAATAAATAATGGTAAATTAAACGTTCCGAACCATCCAGTTATTCCTTTTATTGAAGGTGACGGTATTGGAGCAGATATTTGGAAGGCTTCTCAAACCGTTTTTGATGCGGCAGTAGAAAAGGCATACAACGGCACAAAAAAAATAGAATGGTTGGAAGTACTTGCGGGAGAAAAAGCTTTTAACCAAACCAACGATTGGTTGCCACAAACAACGTTAGATGCAATAGATGAGTATTTGGTGGCTATAAAGGGGCCGCTTACTACCCCAGTTGGTGGCGGTATTCGGTCGCTAAACGTGGCTCTTCGTCAACGATTGGATTTGTACGCTTGTGTTCGTCCGGTACAGTATTTCACAGGTGTTCCTTCGCCAGTAAAAGAACCACAACACGTGGACATGATTATTTTCCGTGAAAATACGGAAGATATTTATGCCGGAATTGAGTGGAAATATGGCACACCCGAAGTGGAGAAAGTAAAATCATTTTTGATAAATGAAATGGGGGTAACCAACATTCGTTTTCCAGAAACCTGCTCGTTAGGCGTAAAACCGGTAAGCAAGGAAGGAACAGAGCGATTGGTTCGTTCGGCCATTGAATATGCCATTGCAAACAACCGAAAATCGGTGACTTTGGTGCATAAAGGAAACATCATGAAATTTACCGAAGGTATGTTTAAGGAGTGGGGATACCAATTGGCCAAAAATGAATTTGGTGCAGTAGATTTAGACGGTGGTCCATGGCAGGTTATTGACAACAAAGGCAACAAAATTGTAATTAAAGATGTAATTGCAGATGCCTTTTTGCAACAGATTTTGCTTCGTCCTTCTGACTATGATGTTATTGCGACTTTAAACCTTAACGGCGATTATATTTCGGATGCGTTGGCGGCCATTGTTGGCGGAATTGGTATTGCTCCAGGTGCAAACATCAACTATAGCACCGGAAAAGCCATTTTTGAAGCAACCCACGGAACTGCCCCAAAATATGCAGGTTTGGACAAGGTTAACCCAAGTTCAGTTATTCTGTCGGGAGAAATGATGTTCCGATACATGGGCTGGACAGAAGCGGCAGATTTAATATTAAAAGGGTTGAATGGGGCCATTGCCGCAAAACGAGTAACCTACGATTTTGAGCGACTAATGGACGGAGCAACGCTCTTAAAATGCTCCGAGTTTGGCGATGAGATAGTTGCCAATATGTAA
- a CDS encoding TlpA family protein disulfide reductase: protein MRSLVIAISLGICSLSAVAQSADSTKSSKDTTVHTTKSDKKLPDITLKNTDGENVNLQSYGQSGKITIISFWATWCGPCIKELRNLNEVIEDWEENYNVQLVAVSVDDSRTTSKAGPKAVAEGWDFDILLDVNSQLALAMNVTNPPVTFLVDQSGNIVYTHTGYIEGDEIDLEEHIKELQKK, encoded by the coding sequence ATGAGAAGTTTAGTTATCGCCATAAGTTTAGGAATTTGTTCGTTATCTGCCGTTGCTCAGTCTGCCGACAGCACAAAATCAAGTAAAGACACCACGGTTCACACAACCAAATCAGACAAAAAACTACCAGACATTACCCTAAAAAATACCGACGGAGAAAATGTAAATCTTCAGTCGTACGGACAATCAGGCAAAATAACCATTATCTCTTTTTGGGCTACTTGGTGTGGTCCTTGCATTAAAGAACTCCGAAATTTGAACGAGGTGATTGAGGATTGGGAAGAAAATTACAATGTGCAGTTGGTAGCTGTTTCGGTGGATGACTCAAGAACCACGTCCAAAGCAGGGCCAAAAGCCGTTGCCGAAGGTTGGGATTTTGATATTTTGTTGGATGTAAACAGTCAGTTGGCTCTGGCCATGAATGTTACCAACCCACCGGTTACTTTTTTGGTTGATCAAAGTGGAAACATTGTTTATACACACACAGGATACATTGAAGGAGACGAAATAGACTTGGAAGAACACATTAAGGAACTTCAAAAGAAATAA
- a CDS encoding ATP-grasp domain-containing protein, translated as MQTRFRIGIFFGGSSREREVSFAGGRTVYDNLDKRLFDAVPIFVDEFGNMVLLNWQFVYRGTIRDFYPPVSHLPVSKNSFQIYSESIAANTSDRKKMLSEIGQNIEPINLSNHIDIAFLAMHGERGEDGNIQGLLEWYGIPYTGSGILPSALGMNKAVQKKWMRHSGFDGPIFATVKFDEWKNSPISFFEKVKNQIGFPVVVKAANQGSSIGVTILKSENKEDFYKAVNNSFFIKKLTKTDWEKSDKVRLIRELSDIRSSLGFPMFINDTLVNHPEEALEHIDQLFVAMEEIELMAVRGEVEVIAEQFIEGREFSCIVVRDNAGKTIALPPTEIVKTGGYFDYKSKYLPGLSRKITPINLPDEQIERIRQECSRLFEYFEFNVYARIDGFYTPDGRILLNDPNTTSGMMPSSFFFHQAAEIGLNPSQFLTFIIRSSIAERLQTVPSFIPKKALLHNLDKRLEDLSSSSQTMEKVAVVMGGYSTERHISVESGRNIFEKLSSSGKYMPVPVFLTGDHDNHLLFKLPINIMLKDNADDIKHKVEHFERAAIIEKIIAEAKDIFEKYTFEKPIFKPEQITYEDLKNEFSTVFIALHGRPGEDGAVQKKLDQYGIAYNGSGVASSETTIDKFITNNILRDNGFLVADAALINKAGWQQNPEKIKNLIQNMGFPLIAKPADEGCSSAVKKLKNIDEFATYCEVTFRENTEISSADKQKLKLDDKEEFPQKDYFLAETFIDKKGAKHFLEITGGMLTKYENGKLSYEVFEPSEALAEGEILSLAEKFLAGEGQNITPARFSADANEQQRISAKVRLELEKVAKCLNVEGYCRIDAFVRIFGDETVEVVIIEINSLPGMTPATCIYHQAAINGYKPFDFIDKILTFGQQRTALQHR; from the coding sequence ATGCAAACCCGGTTTCGGATAGGTATTTTTTTTGGTGGAAGTTCTCGCGAGCGTGAAGTATCGTTTGCCGGAGGCCGCACTGTGTACGATAATTTAGACAAAAGATTGTTTGATGCCGTACCCATTTTTGTTGACGAATTTGGAAACATGGTTTTGCTCAATTGGCAATTTGTTTATCGGGGTACCATTCGAGATTTTTATCCTCCCGTAAGCCATTTGCCTGTCAGCAAAAATTCATTCCAGATTTACTCAGAGAGCATAGCTGCAAACACATCGGATAGAAAAAAAATGCTTTCTGAAATAGGTCAAAACATTGAACCCATCAACCTAAGTAATCACATAGATATTGCCTTTTTGGCCATGCACGGCGAGCGGGGCGAAGACGGCAACATTCAAGGTTTGTTAGAGTGGTATGGAATACCTTACACCGGTTCAGGCATTTTGCCCTCGGCCTTAGGAATGAACAAAGCGGTACAGAAAAAATGGATGAGACACAGTGGGTTTGACGGGCCTATTTTTGCAACCGTAAAATTTGACGAATGGAAAAACTCGCCGATTTCTTTTTTTGAAAAGGTAAAAAATCAAATTGGGTTTCCCGTGGTCGTTAAAGCAGCCAATCAAGGCTCATCCATTGGGGTAACTATTTTAAAATCAGAAAATAAAGAGGATTTTTACAAGGCAGTAAACAATAGCTTTTTTATAAAAAAATTAACCAAAACCGATTGGGAAAAATCCGATAAAGTGAGGCTAATTCGTGAGCTTAGCGACATAAGAAGTTCTCTTGGTTTTCCGATGTTTATAAACGACACCTTAGTTAATCATCCGGAAGAAGCTCTCGAACATATAGACCAACTATTTGTCGCCATGGAAGAAATAGAGCTTATGGCTGTGAGGGGCGAAGTGGAAGTTATTGCCGAACAATTTATTGAAGGACGAGAATTTAGCTGCATAGTAGTACGGGATAATGCCGGGAAAACCATTGCCTTACCTCCCACCGAAATTGTAAAAACCGGAGGCTATTTCGATTACAAATCAAAATACTTACCCGGACTGAGTAGAAAAATTACGCCCATAAACCTGCCGGATGAACAGATAGAACGCATACGGCAAGAATGTAGCCGACTCTTTGAATATTTCGAGTTTAATGTATATGCCCGAATTGACGGCTTTTACACCCCCGATGGCCGCATTTTGCTCAACGACCCAAACACCACTTCGGGCATGATGCCTTCTTCGTTTTTCTTTCATCAGGCTGCCGAAATTGGCCTAAACCCAAGCCAATTTTTGACCTTTATCATTCGCTCATCTATTGCCGAGCGTTTGCAGACCGTTCCATCTTTTATTCCCAAAAAAGCATTGCTCCACAATCTTGACAAACGACTCGAAGATTTGTCGTCATCAAGCCAAACAATGGAAAAAGTGGCGGTAGTGATGGGTGGATACAGCACCGAAAGGCATATTTCGGTAGAAAGCGGACGAAATATTTTTGAGAAATTGTCCTCTTCGGGCAAGTATATGCCAGTACCTGTGTTTTTAACCGGAGACCACGACAATCATTTGTTGTTTAAGCTGCCCATCAATATAATGCTTAAAGACAATGCCGACGACATAAAACACAAAGTTGAACATTTTGAGAGAGCCGCCATTATTGAAAAAATAATAGCAGAGGCAAAAGATATTTTTGAAAAATACACCTTTGAAAAACCCATTTTTAAGCCCGAGCAAATAACTTATGAGGATTTGAAAAATGAATTTTCTACCGTTTTCATTGCTTTGCATGGCAGGCCCGGCGAGGATGGAGCCGTTCAAAAAAAGTTAGACCAATATGGTATTGCATACAATGGCAGCGGTGTTGCCTCAAGCGAAACAACCATTGATAAATTTATCACCAACAACATATTGCGAGACAATGGTTTTTTGGTGGCCGATGCAGCTCTTATAAATAAAGCTGGGTGGCAACAAAATCCCGAAAAAATTAAAAACCTGATTCAAAATATGGGCTTCCCGCTCATTGCAAAACCCGCTGATGAAGGCTGTAGCAGTGCGGTGAAAAAACTAAAAAACATCGACGAGTTTGCCACCTATTGTGAGGTTACTTTTAGAGAAAATACCGAAATATCAAGTGCTGACAAACAAAAATTAAAGCTGGACGATAAAGAAGAATTTCCGCAAAAAGATTATTTCTTGGCCGAAACATTTATTGACAAAAAAGGAGCAAAACATTTTCTAGAAATTACGGGAGGCATGCTCACCAAATACGAAAACGGTAAGCTGTCGTATGAAGTTTTTGAACCAAGTGAGGCACTTGCCGAGGGAGAAATTTTATCATTGGCAGAAAAATTTTTGGCCGGAGAAGGGCAAAATATCACTCCGGCACGTTTTTCGGCGGATGCAAACGAACAACAACGAATATCGGCCAAAGTGCGTTTGGAGCTTGAAAAAGTGGCCAAATGCCTGAACGTGGAAGGTTATTGTCGAATCGATGCTTTTGTTCGCATTTTTGGGGATGAAACTGTAGAAGTGGTGATTATCGAAATAAATTCGTTGCCGGGCATGACCCCTGCCACTTGCATCTATCATCAGGCTGCCATAAACGGATATAAACCTTTTGATTTTATTGATAAAATTCTGACTTTTGGGCAGCAAAGAACAGCTTTACAGCATAGATAA
- a CDS encoding PASTA domain-containing protein has protein sequence MNKTLKTLLLIGLATIGFIALSLIFIHFYTGHGKALVKVPKIEGLKIDKAVEILVDQGFNYEITDTVYRDGKPLLSIIDQDPEADFDVKYGRKIYLVLNSDKIPDVIMPDVTDGDSYDQVVRSFKSIGLKIGKITEQPIPEIKDPDSKTVLGVFYPGTQDPIKPGTKIQRNSTVDMAIGVMIRAAAADTTSTEGE, from the coding sequence ATGAATAAAACACTAAAAACATTGCTATTAATAGGGCTTGCAACCATTGGATTTATTGCCTTATCGCTTATTTTCATTCATTTCTATACGGGGCATGGAAAAGCGTTGGTTAAGGTTCCGAAGATAGAAGGACTCAAAATAGATAAAGCCGTTGAAATATTAGTAGATCAAGGCTTTAACTATGAAATAACCGACACAGTTTATAGAGATGGAAAGCCTCTTTTATCTATTATCGACCAAGACCCGGAGGCAGATTTTGATGTAAAGTATGGCCGAAAAATTTATTTGGTGCTTAATTCTGACAAAATTCCGGATGTGATTATGCCAGATGTAACCGATGGTGATTCGTATGACCAGGTGGTGCGAAGTTTTAAAAGTATTGGCCTTAAAATAGGCAAAATAACCGAACAACCCATTCCGGAAATAAAAGACCCCGACAGCAAAACTGTTTTGGGTGTTTTTTACCCAGGCACCCAAGACCCCATAAAGCCCGGCACAAAAATTCAACGAAACTCTACGGTGGATATGGCCATTGGCGTGATGATAAGAGCCGCAGCCGCCGACACCACTTCTACCGAAGGGGAATAA